From a single Shewanella denitrificans OS217 genomic region:
- a CDS encoding Re/Si-specific NAD(P)(+) transhydrogenase subunit alpha, which produces MQIGIPKESLSGETRVAATPATIKQLSKLGFDLVVQAGAGQLSSFDDAAYREAGAHIDDSDSGKAKEGNTVWHSDIIFKVNAPSEDEIALLQAGTTLVSFIWPAQNPELVAKLAEKQVTVMAMDMVPRISRAQSLDALSSMANIGGYRAVVEAAHEFGRFFTGQITAAGKVPPAKVLVIGAGVAGLAAIGAAGSLGAIVRAFDTRLEVAEQIESMGGEFLKLEFENSEGGSADGYAKVMSDEFIAAEMALFAEQAKEVDIIITTALIPGRPAPKLITQAMVDSMKSGSVVVDLAAATGGNCEYTVTGEKIITANGVKILGYTDLPGRLAAQSSQLYGTNLVNLMKLMCKAKDGAALLDLDDVVMRNMTVANLGEVTFPPPAISVSAAPPKPAASVDTKPQLDAKPSKLKWVLAALGVAGFAAVASVAPPEFLSHFTVFVLSCVVGYYVVWNVSHSLHTPLMSVTNAISGIIVVGALLQIGQGSTLVTVLAFIAVLIASINIFGGFTVTQRMLKMFRKD; this is translated from the coding sequence ATGCAGATAGGAATACCCAAAGAGAGCCTAAGTGGTGAAACTCGGGTCGCAGCCACACCAGCGACCATAAAACAGCTCAGTAAACTGGGATTTGACCTAGTCGTTCAGGCAGGTGCAGGACAGTTATCTAGCTTTGATGATGCCGCCTACCGTGAAGCTGGCGCGCACATTGATGACAGTGACAGTGGCAAAGCTAAAGAGGGCAACACTGTCTGGCACAGCGATATTATTTTTAAGGTTAATGCCCCAAGCGAAGATGAAATCGCGCTACTTCAAGCCGGCACCACCTTAGTCAGCTTTATCTGGCCAGCGCAAAACCCAGAGCTAGTCGCCAAACTTGCAGAAAAACAAGTGACTGTGATGGCCATGGACATGGTGCCGCGCATTTCACGGGCACAATCTTTAGATGCCTTGTCTTCCATGGCAAACATTGGCGGGTATCGCGCCGTCGTCGAAGCCGCCCACGAATTTGGCCGCTTCTTCACCGGACAAATCACCGCCGCAGGCAAGGTGCCACCTGCTAAAGTGTTAGTGATTGGCGCAGGTGTCGCCGGCCTTGCCGCTATTGGCGCAGCGGGCTCTTTAGGGGCCATAGTGCGCGCCTTTGATACCCGTCTTGAAGTAGCCGAACAAATCGAGTCCATGGGCGGTGAGTTTTTAAAACTTGAATTTGAAAACAGCGAAGGCGGCTCGGCAGACGGTTACGCTAAAGTCATGAGTGATGAGTTTATTGCCGCCGAAATGGCGCTATTTGCAGAGCAAGCCAAAGAAGTGGATATCATCATCACCACTGCGCTTATTCCAGGGCGCCCAGCACCAAAACTCATTACCCAGGCCATGGTCGATTCCATGAAAAGTGGCTCTGTGGTGGTGGATTTAGCCGCCGCCACAGGGGGCAACTGTGAGTACACAGTCACAGGCGAGAAAATTATCACCGCAAACGGGGTGAAAATCTTAGGTTATACCGACCTTCCCGGCCGGTTAGCGGCCCAATCTTCCCAGCTTTATGGCACTAACTTAGTCAATCTGATGAAGCTGATGTGTAAAGCCAAAGACGGCGCCGCCTTACTGGACTTAGATGATGTGGTGATGCGCAATATGACGGTCGCAAATTTGGGTGAAGTCACCTTCCCGCCGCCCGCCATTTCTGTTTCCGCGGCGCCGCCAAAGCCTGCTGCCAGTGTTGATACTAAACCTCAGCTTGACGCTAAACCATCAAAACTCAAGTGGGTTTTAGCCGCCTTAGGGGTTGCAGGTTTTGCCGCTGTGGCGTCTGTGGCCCCCCCTGAGTTTTTATCTCACTTCACTGTGTTTGTGCTCTCTTGCGTGGTGGGTTATTACGTGGTGTGGAACGTCTCCCACTCATTGCACACGCCCTTGATGTCGGTCACCAATGCCATTTCAGGCATTATCGTGGTGGGCGCACTCTTGCAGATAGGCCAAGGCTCCACACTCGTCACTGTACTGGCCTTTATTGCCGTACTTATCGCCAGCATCAACATTTTTGGCGGCTTCACCGTCACTCAGCGCATGCTGAAGATGTTCCGTAAAGATTAA
- a CDS encoding assimilatory sulfite reductase (NADPH) flavoprotein subunit codes for MLLNELSSLASPLSQGQVDQLKKLTAELSAVQLAWVSGYLAASANSGANVGQGAGALAQAAPEQTVTILYGSQTGNGRGVATALAAKAQAQGYAVNLTSMGDYNSRQLKQETLLLLVVSTHGEGEAPDDAMELHKFLGSKRAPKLDQLHYSVLALGDSSYEFFCQTGKDFDARLSALGAKSLLPMVECDVDYDKAADTWQEQVITAIKPHLASTSVSSASVVSINSAQESIFSKQAPYSAEVLVSQKLTGRDSDRDVRHVEIDLADSGLTYEVGDALGIWFTNNEALVDEIISSLALSADEPVTIGDNSMSLKQALIEHKELTQLNPAFVKAWAELSVNAKLLSLQDDKAALRQFILSHQVIDLVTAYPAKVDAAQFVELLRPLTPRLYSIASSQAEVEAEVHLTVALVEDERQGQTRFGGASHFLASAQEGQSVKVYVEPNKHFRLPENPDTPVIMVGPGTGVAPFRAFMQQRAVDGVSGNSWLFFGNPHFEQDFLYQTEWQQHLKNGELTRLDVAFSRDQAHKVYVQHRIKEQGRDVWQWLQDGAHLYICGDAERMAKDVHQALIEVAMEFGGLSADDAAAYLDELRSQKRYQKDVY; via the coding sequence ATGTTGTTAAACGAACTTTCATCACTGGCTTCACCTTTGTCTCAAGGACAAGTGGACCAGCTTAAAAAACTCACCGCAGAGCTTTCTGCCGTACAACTTGCTTGGGTGAGTGGTTATCTAGCGGCCAGTGCAAACTCGGGAGCCAACGTAGGCCAAGGCGCAGGGGCATTAGCTCAAGCTGCCCCTGAGCAAACCGTGACCATACTCTACGGTAGCCAAACCGGAAACGGGCGCGGCGTCGCCACAGCGTTAGCCGCTAAAGCCCAGGCTCAAGGCTATGCGGTTAATCTCACTTCTATGGGGGATTACAACAGTCGCCAGTTAAAGCAAGAAACCTTGCTATTACTTGTGGTCAGCACCCATGGTGAAGGCGAAGCGCCAGATGATGCCATGGAGCTGCACAAGTTCTTAGGCTCTAAGCGTGCCCCTAAATTAGATCAACTGCATTACTCAGTGTTGGCATTGGGCGACTCAAGCTATGAGTTTTTCTGCCAAACCGGCAAAGATTTTGATGCCCGCTTAAGCGCACTTGGCGCCAAGTCACTCCTGCCTATGGTTGAATGTGACGTGGATTACGATAAAGCCGCGGATACATGGCAAGAGCAAGTCATCACTGCCATCAAGCCGCACCTTGCTAGCACAAGTGTTAGCAGCGCCAGTGTGGTGTCTATCAATAGCGCTCAAGAGAGCATCTTTAGCAAGCAAGCCCCATACAGCGCCGAAGTGCTAGTGAGCCAGAAGCTTACCGGCCGTGATTCAGACAGAGACGTGCGCCATGTGGAAATCGATTTAGCCGATTCTGGCCTCACTTATGAAGTGGGTGATGCCTTAGGCATTTGGTTTACTAACAATGAAGCCTTAGTTGATGAAATTATTTCATCATTGGCATTAAGCGCCGATGAGCCTGTGACTATCGGCGATAACAGCATGAGTCTCAAGCAAGCCTTAATTGAACATAAAGAACTCACTCAGCTAAACCCAGCCTTCGTAAAAGCCTGGGCCGAGCTAAGCGTGAATGCCAAGTTACTTAGCCTACAGGATGATAAAGCCGCCCTGCGCCAATTTATCTTAAGTCATCAGGTGATTGATTTAGTCACGGCTTATCCTGCCAAGGTGGACGCGGCCCAGTTTGTTGAGTTACTGCGCCCATTAACCCCGCGTCTTTACTCTATTGCTTCAAGCCAAGCTGAAGTAGAAGCAGAGGTGCACTTAACTGTGGCGCTGGTTGAAGATGAGCGTCAAGGTCAAACCCGTTTTGGCGGCGCCTCGCACTTCTTAGCTTCAGCGCAGGAAGGTCAAAGCGTTAAGGTTTATGTGGAGCCGAACAAGCATTTTCGCCTACCAGAAAACCCTGACACCCCAGTTATCATGGTGGGACCTGGCACTGGCGTGGCACCATTTCGCGCCTTTATGCAGCAGCGCGCAGTGGATGGTGTTAGTGGCAACAGCTGGTTATTCTTTGGCAACCCGCACTTTGAGCAAGATTTCTTGTACCAAACTGAGTGGCAGCAACACCTTAAAAATGGCGAGTTAACTCGTCTTGATGTGGCCTTCTCACGGGATCAAGCCCACAAGGTCTATGTGCAGCACCGCATTAAAGAGCAGGGCCGTGACGTATGGCAGTGGCTACAAGATGGCGCTCATTTGTACATCTGTGGTGATGCAGAGCGCATGGCCAAAGACGTGCATCAGGCATTAATTGAAGTGGCAATGGAATTTGGTGGCCTGAGCGCGGATGACGCGGCGGCTTACCTTGATGAGCTTCGCAGCCAGAAGCGCTACCAAAAAGACGTCTATTAA
- the cysI gene encoding assimilatory sulfite reductase (NADPH) hemoprotein subunit, which translates to MSEQKLAVNEYLKTDSDYLRGTIQEGLDTQVTGSFSDGDQQLIKFHGFYQQDDRDLRNERKEQKLEPLYSFMLRARVPGGICTPAQWLDVDKISSTLTTSNSIRLTTRQTFQYHGIPKRNLKTLIQGLDKAALDSIAACGDVNRNVMCNPNPVESKLHAQAYAVAKELSDHLLPHTRAYAEIWLDEEKLVGETVEPVYGNTYLPRKFKMAVSVPPDNDVDVYTNDLGFIAIAEDGQLVGFNLVAGGGMGSTHGEVETFPRLADDFGFIKTADVIKFAEAVMTVQRDWGNRVVRKRARLKYTIVDHGFDAFKAEVENRAGVKFAPKRDVVIGDRGDRYGWVEGIDSKWHLTLFIESGRIKDLPGQTLQTGLREIAKIHKGDFRMTSNQNMIIAGVAAEDKAEIEGLARKHGLMGQVLTGTRGHSIACVALPTCPLAMAEAERYFPEFIDHIDALQAKHGISDQSIVVRMTGCPNGCARPFAAEIGLVGKAPGRYNLYLGANFEGTRLNKMHKENIQEAEILAELDTLFGRYATERDAGETFGNFTVRIGVVKAVNDAAKDFHG; encoded by the coding sequence ATGAGTGAGCAAAAGTTAGCAGTAAACGAATATTTAAAAACCGACAGTGATTACCTGCGCGGCACTATCCAAGAAGGCCTAGACACTCAAGTGACGGGCTCTTTTAGCGACGGCGATCAGCAGTTGATCAAATTCCACGGCTTTTATCAGCAGGACGATCGGGATTTACGCAACGAGCGTAAAGAGCAAAAACTTGAGCCTCTATATAGCTTTATGTTGCGCGCCCGTGTGCCAGGCGGTATTTGTACCCCAGCGCAATGGTTAGATGTAGATAAAATCTCATCGACACTGACCACTTCGAACAGCATACGCTTAACCACCCGCCAGACGTTCCAGTACCATGGCATTCCTAAGCGTAATTTGAAGACCCTTATTCAAGGCTTAGACAAGGCCGCACTGGACTCCATCGCAGCCTGTGGTGACGTGAACCGTAATGTGATGTGTAACCCAAATCCGGTTGAGTCTAAGCTGCATGCTCAGGCTTATGCGGTGGCGAAGGAATTGTCCGATCACTTATTGCCACACACTCGTGCTTACGCCGAAATCTGGTTAGATGAAGAAAAGTTGGTGGGTGAAACCGTGGAGCCTGTTTATGGCAACACTTATTTGCCACGTAAATTTAAGATGGCAGTATCAGTGCCGCCGGATAACGATGTGGACGTGTACACCAACGATCTAGGCTTTATTGCCATTGCAGAAGACGGCCAGCTGGTCGGCTTTAACTTAGTGGCTGGCGGCGGCATGGGCTCAACCCATGGCGAAGTCGAAACCTTCCCACGTTTGGCCGATGATTTCGGTTTTATTAAAACAGCTGATGTGATCAAGTTTGCCGAAGCTGTGATGACAGTGCAGCGTGACTGGGGCAACCGGGTGGTACGCAAACGCGCCCGCCTTAAATATACCATTGTCGATCACGGTTTCGATGCCTTTAAAGCTGAGGTTGAAAACCGTGCAGGGGTTAAGTTTGCCCCTAAGCGCGATGTAGTGATTGGCGATCGCGGCGATCGTTATGGCTGGGTTGAAGGCATAGACAGCAAGTGGCACTTAACCTTGTTTATCGAAAGTGGCCGTATTAAAGACTTGCCAGGTCAGACGCTGCAAACGGGTCTGCGTGAAATAGCCAAGATCCACAAAGGCGATTTCCGCATGACCTCAAACCAGAATATGATCATCGCAGGCGTGGCGGCTGAAGATAAAGCCGAGATTGAAGGCCTAGCGCGCAAGCATGGTCTAATGGGTCAAGTATTAACTGGCACTCGCGGGCATTCAATCGCCTGTGTGGCACTGCCAACCTGCCCATTGGCGATGGCGGAAGCTGAGCGTTATTTCCCTGAATTTATTGACCATATTGATGCGCTGCAAGCCAAACATGGCATTAGTGATCAATCGATAGTGGTGCGTATGACAGGTTGCCCGAACGGCTGTGCCCGTCCTTTTGCCGCTGAAATCGGCTTAGTGGGTAAGGCGCCTGGGCGTTACAATTTATACCTAGGTGCGAACTTTGAAGGCACGCGCCTGAATAAAATGCACAAAGAAAACATCCAAGAGGCAGAAATTCTTGCGGAATTGGATACCCTGTTTGGCCGCTATGCCACCGAGCGTGATGCGGGCGAAACCTTTGGTAACTTCACGGTGCGCATAGGCGTAGTGAAGGCGGTGAATGACGCCGCTAAGGATTTTCATGGATAA
- a CDS encoding phosphoadenylyl-sulfate reductase, translating to MDKDGLSNSSNNAVISPEALKQLLLAPKDEQVRELERINGFLSSLSAQERVAWGLAYLPGEHGLSSSFGIQAAVMLHLVTQVQSDIPVILTDTGYLFPETYGFIDELTERLNLNLKVYQAGQTSAWQEARFGKLWEQGLDGLEQYNRINKVEPMQRALGELNIGTWFAGLRRTQASSREALPILAIHGSRFKLLPIIEWSNKDVHEYLTLHGLPYHPLWEQGYVSVGDTHSTKPLELGMSEEDTRFNGLKRECGLHYEI from the coding sequence ATGGATAAAGACGGCTTATCAAACAGCAGCAATAATGCGGTTATCAGCCCAGAGGCGCTGAAGCAATTATTGCTGGCCCCCAAGGATGAGCAAGTACGCGAACTTGAGCGCATTAATGGCTTTTTATCTAGCCTAAGTGCGCAGGAGCGAGTGGCCTGGGGTCTTGCCTATTTGCCTGGCGAGCATGGCTTATCATCAAGCTTTGGCATACAGGCGGCGGTCATGCTGCATCTTGTGACCCAAGTGCAAAGTGATATCCCAGTTATCTTGACCGACACTGGCTACCTGTTTCCTGAGACTTATGGTTTTATTGATGAGTTAACCGAGCGGCTTAATTTAAACCTTAAGGTGTATCAAGCGGGGCAGACCAGCGCCTGGCAAGAAGCCCGCTTTGGCAAGTTGTGGGAGCAAGGCTTAGATGGGCTTGAGCAATACAACCGGATCAACAAGGTTGAGCCCATGCAGCGGGCATTGGGTGAACTTAATATTGGCACTTGGTTTGCCGGCCTTCGCCGCACCCAAGCCAGTAGCCGTGAAGCACTGCCCATTTTAGCCATTCATGGCAGCCGTTTTAAGCTGCTGCCCATTATTGAGTGGAGCAACAAAGACGTGCACGAGTATCTCACTTTGCACGGTTTGCCATACCATCCTTTGTGGGAGCAGGGCTATGTGTCAGTGGGGGATACCCATTCCACAAAGCCGCTGGAGCTGGGTATGAGTGAGGAAGACACTCGCTTTAACGGCCTAAAGCGTGAGTGTGGGCTGCACTATGAGATCTAG